A stretch of Rhododendron vialii isolate Sample 1 chromosome 4a, ASM3025357v1 DNA encodes these proteins:
- the LOC131321782 gene encoding F-box protein At3g07870-like — protein MSTNLTQSTTAPAPAPAEEPSPAKDLPKDIIIDILSRLPVRSLVQFYCVCKSWYALRLNPNFISKHFRHSTLSTANHGDRSFFLLTRHQSKAITLLSGTKSVDIPINMDIPFLNISKPLRISGSCHGLVCLSVMPIASILIIWNPATRVFKDLPVSNVQRPNAGPIKVVLGFGFDSGSKDYKVLRIVNYCYPLNQVEIYSLGTDTWREIEANVRFIIFEASSRVFVRGRFHWTALGFRELNGRELIVTFDLGEEVFSQFMLPNFSRENDDNDGDDDDDDDEEDEGRLGWHLVAWKDSIGLIVYPNHSKDKKFDMWVMNEYGVAGSWTKYMSFGPYPRVNKPLGCRMNGEVLLHKENGELVLYDPATQEFKNVPVNDVPYCSEVFNHVESLVPIKGGKDLEEANMYTVVPDLFFVRKIDLLLE, from the coding sequence ATGTCAACCAATCTCACTCAATCCACGACGGCGCCGGCGCCGGCGCCGGCGGAGGAGCCCTCGCCGGCGAAAGATCTCCCCAAGGACATCATCATCGACATCCTCTCGCGCCTCCCCGTCCGATCCCTCGTCCAATTCTACTGCGTCTGCAAATCATGGTACGCCCTTCGCCTAAACCCTAATTTCATCTCCAAGCACTTCCGCCACTCCACGCTCAGCACCGCCAACCACGGTGACCGTAGCTTTTTCCTGCTGACACGTCACCAATCCAAGGCCATCACTTTACTCTCCGGTACCAAATCCGTAGACATCCCAATCAACATGGACATACCTTTCTTAAACATATCGAAACCCTTACGGATCTCCGGTAGCTGTCACGGTTTGGTCTGTCTCAGTGTCATGCCCATCGCTTCTATACTGATTATCTGGAATCCGGCCACTAGGGTTTTCAAGGACCTGCCGGTCTCGAACGTACAGAGGCCGAACGCGGGGCCCATTAAGGTTGTCTTGGGGTTCGGGTTCGATTCGGGTAGTAAAGATTACAAGGTGTTGAGGATTGTGAACTATTGTTACCCTCTGAACCAGGTTGAGATCTACTCCTTGGGGACGGATACTTGGAGGGAGATAGAGGCTAATGTGAGGTTTATAATTTTTGAGGCGTCGAGTAGGGTTTTCGTGAGGGGGAGGTTCCATTGGACGGCCCTTGGGTTTAGGGAGTTGAATGGACGGGAGCTGATCGTTACGTTCGACTTGGGGGAGGAGGTGTTTAGTCAGTTCATGTTGCCGAATTTTTCCCGCGAAAATGACGATAatgatggtgatgatgatgatgatgacgacGAGGAGGATGAGGGGAGATTAGGGTGGCATTTGGTGGCGTGGAAGGATTCTATTGGTTTGATAGTTTATCCTAACCATTCCAAGGACAAGAAATTCGATATGTGGGTTATGAATGAGTATGGGGTTGCGGGGTCGTGGACTAAGTACATGTCATTTGGACCTTATCCGAGAGTTAATAAGCCATTGGGATGCCGAATGAATGGTGAGGTTTTATTGCATAAGGAAAATGGGGAATTGGTCTTGTATGACCCTGCCACCCAGGAATTTAAGAATGTTCCAGTTAATGATGTTCCTTATTGTTCAGAAGTTTTCAATCATGTGGAGAGTCTGGTTCCAATTAAGGGAGGAAAAGATCTGGAAGAGGCAAATATGTATACTGTGGTTCCAGACCTTTTCTTTGTTCGGAAAATCGATTTGCTGTTGGAATGA